A stretch of Brevundimonas naejangsanensis DNA encodes these proteins:
- the prmC gene encoding peptide chain release factor N(5)-glutamine methyltransferase — MSDQNTQPTLLTAWKGAQARLKAAGVDSPSIDARLLLEAATGAGRVDILNDPYRALTAEQAQGLEAMVQRRLRREPVSRILGRKGFWKIMLNVTPDVLSPRPDTETVVDVIVRAFPAYATFDMIDLGTGSGAILLAALAERRGARGVGTDISTEAIAVARENAANLDLNGRCTFIRTDWAAGFADDSFDLVVSNPPYIPTGDIAGLDPEVREHDPHLALDGGPDGLQPYRDLAPEIARILRPEGVFAVEIGWDQGEAVKALFEAAGFADVKVVKDLGDRDRVVTNGPDPRVGPIPDVEGPVQ; from the coding sequence ATGTCCGATCAGAACACCCAACCGACCCTGCTGACCGCCTGGAAAGGCGCCCAGGCGCGCCTGAAGGCCGCCGGCGTCGACAGCCCCTCCATCGACGCCCGCCTGTTGCTGGAGGCGGCGACCGGCGCGGGCCGGGTGGACATCCTGAACGACCCCTACCGCGCCCTGACGGCCGAGCAGGCGCAAGGGCTGGAGGCCATGGTCCAGCGCCGCCTGCGCCGCGAGCCGGTGTCGCGCATCCTGGGCCGCAAGGGCTTCTGGAAGATCATGCTGAACGTCACCCCCGACGTGCTCAGCCCGCGCCCGGACACCGAGACGGTGGTGGACGTCATCGTCCGCGCCTTCCCGGCCTATGCGACGTTCGACATGATCGACCTGGGCACGGGCTCGGGCGCCATCCTGCTGGCGGCCCTGGCCGAGCGGCGCGGCGCGCGCGGCGTCGGCACCGACATCTCGACCGAGGCCATCGCCGTGGCGCGCGAGAACGCGGCCAACCTGGACCTGAACGGCCGCTGCACCTTCATCCGCACCGACTGGGCGGCGGGGTTCGCCGACGACAGCTTCGACCTGGTGGTGTCCAACCCGCCCTACATCCCGACCGGCGACATCGCCGGCCTGGACCCCGAGGTGCGCGAGCACGACCCGCACCTGGCCCTGGACGGCGGACCGGACGGGCTGCAGCCCTATCGCGACCTGGCGCCCGAGATCGCCCGCATCCTGCGCCCCGAGGGCGTCTTCGCCGTCGAGATCGGCTGGGACCAGGGCGAGGCGGTCAAGGCCCTGTTCGAGGCGGCCGGCTTCGCCGACGTCAAGGTGGTCAAGGATCTGGGCGACCGCGACCGCGTCGTCACCAACGGCCCGGACCCGCGCGTCGGCCCCATCCCCGATGTCGAAGGCCCGGTGCAATAA